One stretch of Verrucomicrobiales bacterium DNA includes these proteins:
- a CDS encoding ATP-dependent Clp protease ATP-binding subunit, translating into MQNPISADRLQRLRDLDEVLAREIRGQDHVLQPIISSLRRGELGLTKPGRPKGSFLLLGPTGVGKTEATVVFTNHLFGPEKLFRFDMSEFQNQDSIALLLGGKLGERGFLGAVRERANEGTLLFDEVEKAHPRIMDLFLQLLDAARLTIATGETLDFSNFYVVMTSNIGSAELMALQHSSESTLERHVLTRAQQSLRPEVFARINEKLVFHRLSYEHQLEIAEKLLIREIEFFESCGFKLTVTEAVLPFLVRKGFHPKLGARPMRDTVERLIGVAISEALLSGMTGSGDLSLDVSTELVCTALDVESEPVGEIP; encoded by the coding sequence ATGCAAAACCCAATCTCAGCAGACAGGCTCCAAAGGCTGCGCGATCTCGACGAAGTCCTGGCTCGAGAAATCCGCGGCCAAGATCACGTTCTCCAACCCATCATCTCTTCGTTACGACGAGGAGAACTGGGTCTGACGAAACCAGGACGGCCGAAAGGTAGTTTCCTACTCCTCGGTCCGACTGGAGTAGGAAAGACTGAAGCAACGGTCGTGTTCACAAATCATCTCTTCGGGCCTGAGAAACTTTTCCGATTCGATATGTCGGAGTTCCAGAACCAGGATTCCATCGCATTGTTGCTGGGTGGGAAACTCGGGGAGCGAGGATTTCTCGGGGCAGTGAGAGAGAGAGCAAACGAGGGCACGCTACTCTTCGACGAAGTGGAGAAGGCGCACCCTCGGATCATGGATCTTTTCCTGCAGCTGTTGGATGCCGCGCGGCTGACGATCGCTACAGGGGAGACTCTGGATTTTTCCAACTTCTACGTTGTCATGACCTCCAACATCGGGTCGGCGGAACTGATGGCGCTGCAGCACTCGAGTGAGTCTACCTTGGAGCGCCACGTTCTCACCCGCGCTCAGCAGTCCCTGCGACCGGAGGTATTCGCGCGCATCAACGAAAAGCTCGTGTTCCACCGCTTGAGCTACGAGCACCAGTTGGAGATCGCGGAAAAACTCCTGATTCGTGAAATCGAGTTCTTCGAATCCTGTGGTTTTAAACTAACCGTCACCGAAGCGGTGCTCCCATTCCTGGTGAGAAAGGGTTTCCATCCGAAACTGGGAGCGCGTCCTATGCGGGATACGGTGGAGAGATTGATTGGCGTTGCAATCTCTGAAGCCTTACTTAGCGGCATGACAGGTTCGGGTGATCTAAGTTTGGATGTGTCGACGGAATTGGTCTGCACAGCTTTAGACGTCGAATCCGAGCCGGTTGGAGAAATCCCTTAG